A region from the Methylocella sp. genome encodes:
- a CDS encoding tetratricopeptide repeat protein, producing MTSMQDEDNSAMAQGAPDRALASTADLLAIALEYFRAGHHRDAEETYTQILDLEPDHFLFLHHLGLIAHHRGEHAAAAKLISRAIEIKPDYVEALSNLGAIFRSMGKTEEAIDATQKAIALQPDFAQAHSNWPAPMG from the coding sequence ATGACATCGATGCAAGACGAAGACAATTCGGCGATGGCGCAGGGCGCGCCGGATCGGGCTCTGGCGTCCACGGCCGACCTATTGGCGATCGCGCTCGAATATTTTCGCGCTGGCCATCACCGCGACGCCGAGGAAACTTACACGCAGATCCTCGATCTCGAGCCCGATCATTTTCTCTTTCTGCATCATCTCGGCCTCATCGCCCACCATCGCGGCGAACATGCCGCCGCGGCGAAGCTCATCTCGCGGGCGATCGAAATCAAACCCGACTATGTCGAGGCTCTCTCCAATCTGGGGGCGATCTTTCGCTCCATGGGCAAGACCGAGGAGGCGATTGACGCCACCCAAAAAGCAATCGCCTTGCAGCCGGATTTCGCGCAAGCTCATTCTAACTGGCCTGCCCCCATGGGGTGA
- a CDS encoding FadR/GntR family transcriptional regulator, translating into MLENGFSAHKARNSHADVAEQLGRAITHGDFPVGQNLPGDAELLARFQVSRTVLREAMKTLSAKGLITSRARVGTRVCERNRWNLFDADVLAWHLETELDSAFFANISEVRLAFEPFAAALAAERASADDISRLKDLAKEMGRQDHTPETLAVADLNFHLALAETSKNPFLRSVGSIIEAALLAAFRLSSSDKVAERTEVISENHLRIVEAIEQRDPQAAHAAMKKVISIGVERVTPGADRSAFAHWLNPLDMTATVERQASSKLDGGRRGGLRKT; encoded by the coding sequence ATGCTTGAAAACGGGTTTTCGGCCCACAAGGCGCGCAACAGCCACGCCGACGTCGCCGAGCAGCTTGGTCGGGCCATCACGCATGGCGATTTCCCGGTTGGCCAAAATTTGCCCGGCGACGCCGAATTGCTGGCGAGGTTCCAGGTTTCGCGAACGGTGCTGCGTGAGGCGATGAAAACCTTGTCGGCGAAAGGGTTGATCACATCCCGCGCCAGAGTCGGCACGCGCGTCTGCGAACGCAACCGCTGGAACTTGTTTGACGCCGACGTGCTCGCCTGGCATCTCGAGACGGAATTGGACAGCGCTTTCTTCGCCAACATCAGCGAAGTCCGCCTGGCGTTTGAACCATTCGCAGCGGCGCTCGCCGCTGAACGAGCGAGCGCGGACGACATCTCCCGTCTGAAAGACCTCGCCAAGGAAATGGGCCGCCAAGATCACACGCCGGAAACCCTGGCGGTGGCAGACTTGAACTTCCATCTTGCGCTTGCCGAAACCTCGAAGAATCCATTTCTGCGTTCGGTGGGCTCGATCATTGAAGCCGCCTTGTTGGCGGCTTTCCGGCTCAGCTCCTCGGACAAGGTGGCGGAGCGGACGGAAGTCATCAGCGAGAATCATCTGCGGATCGTCGAAGCCATTGAGCAACGCGATCCGCAAGCCGCGCATGCCGCGATGAAGAAGGTGATCAGCATCGGCGTCGAACGCGTTACCCCAGGCGCCGATCGGAGCGCCTTCGCCCATTGGCTCAATCCGCTAGACATGACGGCGACGGTCGAGCGGCAAGCTTCATCAAAGCTTGACGGCGGTCGTCGGGGAGGCCTGCGCAAGACCTGA
- a CDS encoding SDR family NAD(P)-dependent oxidoreductase → MNKIDLNGRVAIITGGARGLGFAAAERMLASGAIVELWDVDAGRLAEATAALKTLGVVTARSVELTDEASVQKGAKALAEQRGRIDILVNNAGITGGNGKLWELPADVWRRVVEVNLIAPFLTCRAIAPEMLKNNWGRIINVASIAGKEGNANASHYSASKAGLIGLTKSLGKELATTGVLVNAIAPAAAKTELFDQMKQEHIDFMLSKIPMNRFLQVEEAAAMIAWLASEDCAFSTGAIFDLSGGRATY, encoded by the coding sequence ATGAACAAGATTGATTTGAATGGTCGGGTTGCAATCATCACCGGAGGCGCGCGCGGGCTCGGCTTTGCGGCAGCTGAGCGCATGCTCGCCTCTGGCGCGATTGTCGAGCTATGGGATGTCGACGCAGGCCGATTGGCCGAAGCGACAGCCGCTCTCAAGACGCTTGGCGTCGTCACGGCAAGGAGCGTGGAGTTGACCGACGAAGCTTCCGTCCAGAAAGGCGCGAAAGCGCTCGCCGAACAGCGCGGCAGAATCGATATTCTCGTCAATAACGCCGGAATCACTGGCGGCAACGGCAAGCTATGGGAGCTTCCGGCCGATGTTTGGCGCCGCGTGGTCGAGGTCAATCTCATCGCGCCCTTTCTGACCTGCCGCGCCATCGCGCCAGAAATGCTCAAGAACAATTGGGGGCGGATCATCAACGTCGCCTCCATTGCCGGAAAAGAAGGCAATGCGAACGCCTCCCATTATTCAGCATCCAAGGCCGGCTTGATCGGCCTTACGAAATCGCTCGGCAAGGAGCTCGCGACGACCGGCGTTCTCGTCAACGCGATTGCGCCGGCGGCCGCCAAAACCGAACTTTTCGATCAGATGAAGCAGGAACATATTGATTTCATGCTGTCGAAAATTCCGATGAACCGATTCCTGCAGGTTGAAGAAGCGGCGGCGATGATCGCTTGGCTCGCCTCGGAGGATTGCGCATTTTCGACCGGCGCCATTTTTGATCTCTCCGGCGGACGCGCAACTTATTAA
- a CDS encoding ABC transporter permease, translating to MTETDQKRPLWRWLEADVSEIAIIIAFAAIVLYLSLMTSSFLSTANIMAILAASSLIAIVACGQTFVIITGGIDLSSGAVVALSGVVVGMALHAHVPIPAAVAIGILVGAGCGIFNGVAVALLGMNPFIVTLAAMAMARGLSFILPNGQTIFGFDDAFDAIGGGLIGFFPIAAIISLAALGIGAFVLSKTVFGSEVYAVGGNREAAVMAGIPARRTLILVYVISGALAGLGGVVLTGRLDSAQPIAASGLELNAIAAVVIGGASLFGGRGSMLGTILGVLLIGVINNGLTLNNVEPFWVQFIQGAVIFLAVLFDSINNRRKAS from the coding sequence ATGACTGAAACCGATCAGAAGCGCCCCTTGTGGCGATGGCTCGAGGCCGATGTCAGCGAGATCGCGATCATCATCGCGTTCGCGGCGATCGTGCTCTACCTGTCCCTCATGACGTCGTCATTCCTGTCGACGGCAAATATCATGGCGATCCTGGCGGCGAGTTCGCTGATCGCGATCGTGGCGTGCGGACAGACCTTCGTGATCATCACGGGCGGGATCGACTTGTCGTCCGGCGCAGTCGTAGCGTTGTCGGGCGTAGTCGTCGGCATGGCGCTGCACGCTCATGTCCCCATTCCGGCGGCTGTAGCGATAGGGATTCTGGTCGGGGCCGGCTGCGGGATCTTCAACGGCGTGGCTGTCGCCTTACTCGGCATGAATCCCTTCATCGTCACGCTCGCGGCTATGGCGATGGCGCGAGGCCTGTCTTTCATCCTGCCGAACGGTCAAACGATCTTCGGCTTCGACGATGCTTTCGACGCAATCGGGGGCGGCCTCATTGGCTTTTTCCCTATCGCGGCCATCATCTCGCTCGCGGCCCTCGGCATAGGGGCTTTCGTGCTCAGCAAAACGGTGTTCGGCAGCGAGGTCTATGCGGTAGGCGGCAATCGGGAAGCCGCCGTCATGGCCGGCATTCCGGCGCGGCGCACATTGATCCTCGTTTACGTGATTTCGGGCGCCTTGGCGGGCCTTGGCGGCGTTGTCCTGACCGGGCGGCTTGACTCGGCGCAGCCCATCGCCGCGAGCGGATTGGAGCTCAACGCGATTGCAGCCGTGGTGATCGGCGGGGCGTCGCTGTTTGGCGGTCGCGGCAGCATGCTCGGCACGATCCTTGGGGTTCTGCTGATCGGCGTCATCAACAACGGACTGACCTTGAATAACGTCGAACCCTTCTGGGTGCAGTTCATCCAAGGGGCCGTCATTTTTCTGGCGGTGCTGTTCGACTCGATAAACAACCGGCGCAAGGCCTCATAA
- a CDS encoding Gfo/Idh/MocA family oxidoreductase, which produces MTAESIAVGLLGVGKIARDQHVPALSRNPRYVLAATASHDHGVNRIDKIPSYPSLAAMLEAVPNLGAVALCVPPAPRYALARAALLAGKHVLLEKPPGASTSEVHHLIELARERSLCLFAAWHSQFAPAPAVAKAWLAGRKIRSARIIWKEDVNFWHPGQEWIWEPGGFGVFDPGINALSIASVILPGDLSVASATLIFPENRQTPIAARLSLRLDDVVVEAEFDWRQTGPQTWDITVETDAGQLHLSKGGGALTLAGKAAILPPEAEYDGVYERFATLIDQRRIGVDARPLHLVADAHLIAAREIAKAFY; this is translated from the coding sequence ATGACCGCAGAAAGCATCGCCGTCGGTCTCCTAGGGGTCGGAAAGATCGCTCGCGACCAGCATGTCCCAGCCCTCAGCCGCAATCCCCGTTATGTTCTGGCGGCCACCGCCAGCCATGATCATGGCGTCAATCGCATCGACAAAATCCCCTCCTATCCAAGCCTTGCGGCGATGCTGGAGGCAGTCCCGAACTTGGGGGCAGTGGCTTTGTGCGTGCCGCCCGCGCCCCGCTACGCCCTGGCCCGCGCCGCCCTGCTCGCCGGCAAACATGTGTTGTTGGAAAAGCCGCCCGGCGCCTCGACCAGCGAGGTTCATCATCTGATCGAACTCGCCCGCGAGAGGTCGCTATGTTTGTTCGCGGCGTGGCATTCGCAATTCGCGCCGGCGCCGGCAGTGGCCAAAGCGTGGTTGGCGGGCCGCAAAATCCGCTCGGCGCGCATCATCTGGAAGGAGGATGTCAATTTTTGGCACCCCGGCCAGGAATGGATCTGGGAGCCGGGCGGTTTCGGCGTGTTCGATCCGGGCATCAACGCATTGTCGATCGCCAGCGTGATTTTGCCGGGCGATCTCAGTGTCGCCAGCGCAACCCTGATCTTCCCGGAAAACCGCCAGACCCCAATCGCCGCGCGGCTATCTCTTCGTCTCGATGACGTGGTGGTCGAAGCGGAGTTCGATTGGCGGCAAACCGGGCCGCAGACCTGGGATATCACGGTCGAAACCGATGCGGGCCAGCTGCATCTGTCGAAAGGCGGCGGCGCTTTAACCCTTGCAGGCAAAGCCGCCATCCTGCCTCCTGAAGCTGAATATGATGGCGTTTACGAACGGTTCGCGACCTTGATCGATCAACGTCGAATCGGGGTCGATGCGCGCCCGCTGCACCTCGTCGCCGACGCGCATCTCATCGCCGCGCGTGAAATCGCCAAAGCATTTTATTGA
- a CDS encoding sugar ABC transporter substrate-binding protein, with protein MNRREVVTAIGGLAALSMSPGLARAQNKPLKIGYNVSTLANPYFQGMTKSVVEAVKDYPGVTLLNTNANGDANTQASMVIDLINQQVDALILNPVNANAIAPAVQQADKKKIPVFTLDRGAACGDCQTNFLETDNVALGQQGAQFIADRLKQRYGKIQGNVVNLVGLLGATAGDARDKGFMDEFSKLQAGNPGLKLVARQEAQFDQEKAFNLMSQIMAANPQIDAVFNGNDDNAVGALRAIRQAGRNAPLDDPKHIIIIGIDGAEQALTAIRKGDMNATLSQNPLTMAIQAVRYVDVYFHGDKTRIPAHEYWPHILVTKANIDSAEVKRYGLWADSV; from the coding sequence ATGAACCGACGCGAAGTCGTGACGGCGATTGGCGGCTTGGCCGCACTCAGCATGTCGCCCGGCCTGGCGCGCGCTCAAAATAAGCCGCTGAAGATCGGTTACAACGTCTCTACGCTCGCCAATCCCTATTTTCAAGGCATGACCAAGAGCGTCGTTGAAGCAGTAAAAGATTATCCGGGCGTCACGCTCCTCAACACCAACGCAAATGGGGACGCCAATACTCAGGCCAGCATGGTCATCGATCTCATCAACCAACAGGTTGATGCGCTGATCCTAAACCCAGTCAACGCCAACGCCATCGCGCCCGCCGTTCAGCAGGCCGACAAGAAGAAAATTCCGGTGTTCACGCTCGACCGCGGCGCGGCCTGCGGCGATTGCCAGACCAACTTCCTCGAAACCGACAATGTAGCGCTCGGCCAGCAAGGCGCGCAGTTCATCGCGGACAGGCTGAAACAGCGGTACGGCAAGATTCAGGGCAACGTAGTCAATCTGGTGGGTCTGCTCGGCGCTACGGCTGGCGACGCGCGCGACAAGGGTTTCATGGATGAGTTCAGCAAGCTCCAGGCCGGCAATCCCGGGTTGAAGCTGGTGGCGCGCCAGGAAGCGCAATTCGATCAGGAAAAAGCGTTTAACCTGATGAGCCAGATCATGGCCGCCAATCCACAAATCGACGCGGTGTTCAACGGCAACGATGACAATGCGGTCGGCGCACTGCGAGCGATCCGCCAAGCCGGCCGGAACGCCCCGCTCGATGATCCAAAGCACATTATTATTATCGGGATCGACGGCGCCGAGCAGGCCCTCACGGCCATCCGCAAGGGCGACATGAATGCGACGCTATCGCAGAACCCGCTCACGATGGCGATCCAGGCGGTGCGATACGTCGACGTTTATTTCCACGGCGACAAGACGCGCATTCCAGCGCACGAGTACTGGCCTCATATCCTCGTGACCAAAGCTAACATCGATAGCGCGGAAGTAAAACGCTATGGCCTTTGGGCCGACAGCGTCTAG
- a CDS encoding aldose epimerase family protein gives MNDAQGLIQLVDGEGVEADILPFGAALQSLRVRDREGRTADVVLGHASVEGYRAHRNSFFGVTIGRVANRIAKGSFSLDGQAYRIAANNGPNALHGGLKGFDTAVWRLMRRSENSVQFGYASPDGDEGFPGSLEARVSYSLEGNALVISYEARCDRPTIVNLTNHSYFNLAGEASSEGILDHVLTLEADSYLPVDATAIPLGAEAPVKGTAFDFRAPAALRARVLDLGDPQIAIGGGIDHNFCLRGGVTVTPRLAATVYHPGSGRVMTMSTTTPGVQVYSGNFLDGSIKGKTGRPYPRHHALCLECQHYPDSPNQPNFPSIRLDPGEVYRQTTIYAFSNAAG, from the coding sequence ATGAACGATGCGCAAGGGCTGATCCAACTCGTCGATGGCGAGGGAGTTGAGGCCGACATCCTGCCTTTCGGCGCCGCCTTGCAATCTCTGCGGGTCAGAGATCGCGAAGGGCGGACAGCGGATGTCGTTCTTGGACACGCGAGCGTTGAAGGCTATCGGGCGCATCGGAACAGCTTCTTCGGCGTCACCATCGGGCGGGTCGCCAATCGGATCGCCAAAGGCTCATTCTCCCTCGACGGACAGGCATATCGAATTGCCGCCAACAACGGGCCGAACGCCCTGCACGGAGGACTGAAGGGGTTCGATACCGCAGTCTGGCGGCTGATGCGGCGCTCCGAGAATTCGGTGCAGTTTGGCTATGCGAGCCCCGATGGCGACGAAGGCTTTCCGGGGAGCCTTGAGGCGCGAGTTAGCTACAGCCTTGAGGGGAATGCGCTGGTCATTTCCTATGAGGCGCGCTGCGATCGCCCAACGATCGTCAACCTTACCAATCACAGCTATTTCAATCTCGCCGGCGAGGCGTCTTCCGAAGGCATATTGGATCATGTGCTGACCTTGGAGGCCGACAGTTATTTGCCGGTCGACGCCACCGCGATTCCGCTCGGGGCCGAAGCTCCGGTGAAGGGAACCGCCTTCGACTTCCGAGCTCCTGCCGCGCTCCGCGCGCGAGTTCTCGACTTGGGCGACCCGCAGATTGCGATCGGCGGGGGCATCGACCATAATTTTTGCCTGCGCGGCGGCGTGACCGTGACCCCTCGGCTTGCCGCGACGGTCTATCATCCGGGCTCTGGCCGCGTAATGACGATGTCGACGACGACGCCCGGCGTTCAAGTCTACAGCGGCAATTTCCTCGATGGCTCGATCAAAGGCAAGACGGGACGGCCCTATCCTCGCCATCACGCGCTGTGTCTTGAATGCCAGCACTACCCTGATTCCCCGAACCAACCGAATTTTCCGTCCATCCGCCTCGATCCTGGCGAGGTCTATCGCCAGACAACCATCTATGCCTTTTCCAACGCGGCAGGCTGA
- a CDS encoding sugar ABC transporter ATP-binding protein — translation MSHLLDMRHVSKAFLGVSVLTDVSLTLDAGEVLGIVGENGAGKSTLIKILAGVHQPNHGSIWLQGKLFAPCDPREALQAGITVVHQELSLFPDRTVAENIFAGALPRNGFGAIRRTRLLWETRAALKRIGLDISPTTKIRSLSLAQRQLVEIARALRRRARIIVMDEPTAALTGHEVELLKKKIRALKADGVGVIFISHHLEEVFAICDRIAVMRDGLSVEVRPAAGWTKEALVQTMVNRPIDKFFPKKAIALGAIVLDVQGLSSKGRFENVSFNVRAGEIYGLAGLVGAGRTEVLKTIFGALPATAGRLKVSGKAFVPFSPRRSLRQGVVLTPEDRKLEGLILSFSIRRNLTMSALEALSRWGILSDRALEQFAESSIKSLRIRADSSRQEVRRLSGGNQQKIVLARAIGIGPRVFMLDEPTRGVDVGAKVEVYNLIGEVAARGAAILIVSSDLLELLGLCDRIGVLRAGRMVGEVERAQFSQDRIMSLAAVG, via the coding sequence ATGTCTCATCTTCTTGACATGCGCCACGTTTCCAAAGCGTTTTTGGGAGTGTCGGTATTGACCGATGTTTCACTCACGCTCGATGCCGGCGAGGTTCTCGGCATCGTGGGGGAGAACGGAGCCGGCAAGTCGACGCTGATTAAGATTCTAGCGGGCGTTCATCAGCCAAACCATGGCTCGATATGGCTGCAGGGAAAGCTCTTCGCGCCTTGCGACCCGCGCGAGGCGCTGCAGGCGGGCATCACAGTGGTGCACCAGGAACTCAGCCTGTTTCCGGACCGGACCGTCGCGGAAAACATCTTTGCGGGCGCGCTGCCGAGGAACGGCTTTGGCGCGATCCGCAGGACGCGCCTGCTCTGGGAGACGCGCGCCGCGCTGAAGCGGATCGGGCTCGACATTTCCCCGACCACAAAGATCCGCAGCCTCTCGCTGGCGCAGCGTCAACTGGTCGAGATCGCGCGGGCTTTGCGCAGGCGGGCGCGCATCATCGTCATGGACGAGCCGACGGCGGCCCTGACCGGCCACGAAGTCGAACTTCTGAAGAAGAAGATCCGGGCGCTCAAGGCGGATGGCGTCGGCGTCATTTTTATCAGCCACCATCTCGAAGAGGTGTTCGCGATCTGCGATCGCATCGCGGTCATGCGCGACGGCCTTTCCGTGGAAGTTCGGCCGGCCGCGGGTTGGACCAAGGAAGCCTTGGTGCAGACCATGGTCAATCGCCCCATCGACAAATTCTTTCCCAAAAAAGCTATCGCGCTTGGGGCCATCGTTCTCGACGTGCAAGGACTTTCGAGCAAGGGCCGGTTCGAAAATGTGTCGTTCAACGTTCGCGCCGGCGAAATCTATGGCCTTGCCGGGCTCGTCGGAGCGGGCCGGACGGAGGTGCTCAAGACCATCTTTGGAGCGCTGCCCGCCACGGCGGGGCGCCTCAAAGTTTCGGGAAAGGCTTTCGTCCCTTTTTCGCCGCGCCGCTCCTTGCGGCAAGGCGTCGTGCTGACGCCGGAAGACCGCAAGCTGGAAGGACTGATCCTTTCGTTTTCCATACGTCGGAATCTGACGATGTCCGCCCTCGAAGCTTTATCGCGTTGGGGGATCCTGTCAGACCGCGCGTTGGAGCAGTTCGCCGAGAGCTCGATCAAATCGCTGCGCATTCGCGCCGACTCGTCGAGGCAGGAAGTGCGGCGGCTTTCCGGCGGCAATCAGCAGAAGATCGTTCTCGCACGCGCCATCGGCATCGGGCCGCGCGTGTTCATGCTGGATGAGCCGACGCGCGGCGTCGATGTCGGAGCCAAGGTTGAAGTTTACAATCTGATCGGTGAAGTCGCGGCCAGGGGAGCCGCGATCCTGATCGTGTCCTCGGACCTGCTGGAGCTCCTCGGCTTATGCGATCGCATCGGCGTTCTGCGCGCCGGTCGAATGGTTGGCGAAGTCGAACGCGCGCAATTCAGTCAGGATCGCATCATGTCGCTCGCCGCTGTCGGATAA
- a CDS encoding CoA-acylating methylmalonate-semialdehyde dehydrogenase, with amino-acid sequence MRIISHYIDGARFSGASFGAGDVYDPNVGVVQAQVELGGGKELNAAVQSALAAQTAWAALNPQRRSRVMFEFKRLLESKMDELAKMLSAEHGKVLADSRGDIQRGLEVVEFACGIPHLLKGEYSDGVGPGIDVYSMRQPLGVVAGITPFNFPAMIPTWMFAPAIASGNAFILKPSERDPSVPVRLAELAIEAGLPKGVLNVVHGGKPLVDAILEHPDIKAVSFVGSSDIAQYVYGKGAAAGKRVQCMGGAKNHGVIMPDADLDQTIADVLGAAYGSAGERCMALPVVVAVGEKTANALRAKLIPAIEALRVGVSTDSEAHYGPVVSAQHKARIENYIQMGVDEGAELVLDGRNFKLQGYENGYFLGPTLFDRVTPEMQSYRDEIFGPVLQIMRVESLEQAIRLPSQHAYGNGVAIFTRNGQAAREFAHKVDVGMVGINVPIPVPVAYHSFGGWKRSGFGDVNQYGLEGVRFYTKAKIVTQRWPQGGIVTDQSFIIPTMS; translated from the coding sequence ATGCGGATTATTTCACATTATATTGACGGTGCCCGCTTCAGCGGCGCCTCGTTCGGGGCTGGCGATGTTTACGATCCCAATGTCGGCGTCGTGCAGGCGCAGGTCGAACTTGGCGGCGGCAAGGAGCTCAACGCCGCTGTCCAAAGCGCGCTCGCTGCGCAGACCGCTTGGGCTGCGCTCAATCCGCAACGCCGCAGTCGAGTCATGTTCGAGTTCAAGCGTCTGCTCGAATCGAAGATGGACGAACTCGCCAAGATGCTCTCTGCGGAGCACGGCAAAGTGCTCGCCGATTCCAGAGGCGACATCCAGCGCGGACTCGAAGTAGTCGAATTCGCCTGCGGCATCCCGCATCTTCTCAAAGGCGAATATTCTGATGGCGTCGGGCCCGGCATTGACGTTTATTCAATGCGGCAACCGCTGGGCGTCGTCGCCGGCATAACGCCTTTCAATTTTCCCGCGATGATTCCGACGTGGATGTTCGCGCCCGCGATTGCGAGCGGCAATGCGTTCATCCTGAAACCGTCCGAGCGCGATCCGTCAGTGCCTGTGAGACTGGCAGAACTCGCAATCGAGGCGGGATTGCCGAAAGGCGTACTCAATGTCGTTCATGGCGGCAAACCGCTTGTTGACGCGATCCTTGAGCACCCCGACATCAAAGCTGTAAGTTTTGTCGGCTCTTCCGATATTGCCCAATATGTTTATGGCAAAGGCGCCGCGGCGGGCAAACGCGTCCAATGCATGGGCGGGGCAAAGAACCATGGAGTCATCATGCCGGACGCCGATCTCGATCAGACGATCGCTGACGTGCTGGGCGCGGCCTACGGCTCAGCCGGCGAGAGATGCATGGCGCTGCCCGTCGTTGTCGCTGTCGGGGAGAAAACCGCGAACGCCTTGCGGGCGAAGCTCATCCCGGCAATCGAAGCGCTGCGGGTCGGCGTCTCGACCGATTCCGAAGCCCACTACGGGCCTGTGGTTTCGGCGCAACATAAGGCGCGGATCGAAAATTATATTCAAATGGGCGTCGATGAAGGTGCGGAGCTCGTCCTCGATGGTCGCAACTTCAAGCTGCAGGGCTATGAGAACGGCTATTTTCTGGGCCCGACCCTATTTGATCGCGTCACGCCGGAAATGCAGAGCTACCGGGACGAGATTTTCGGGCCGGTTTTGCAAATAATGCGTGTGGAGAGTCTCGAGCAGGCGATCCGTCTGCCAAGCCAGCACGCCTACGGCAATGGCGTCGCCATCTTCACGCGCAATGGACAAGCCGCGCGCGAATTCGCCCATAAGGTTGATGTTGGAATGGTGGGCATCAACGTTCCGATTCCGGTTCCCGTCGCCTATCACAGCTTTGGCGGCTGGAAACGTTCGGGCTTTGGCGACGTCAATCAATATGGATTGGAAGGCGTCCGTTTTTACACGAAGGCGAAAATCGTAACGCAGCGCTGGCCGCAGGGCGGCATTGTAACCGACCAAAGCTTCATCATACCGACCATGAGTTGA
- a CDS encoding carbohydrate porin: protein MVILAGATLSLPANAQTAAPSQGYDVMTSPNLFGDWNGLRTSLHNQGVDFQLGYASETVTNWMGGDKHLIENAGQFQLGSTFDLQQIFGIQGGSFQVTVVERNGRNLAADANLGTLQLVNEIYGRGDIFRLTDFYYDQKFDNGAFDFKIGRLTYGGTFAAFSCDFINLTFCGAPPGNLVGYIFNWPVSQWAAVAKANIGDFGYVQVGAYDINPSNLDLNPGIALAPSFPNGSTGVMIPVEAAWLPTFGNLAGSYKFGGWYDTSTANDVLLNTAGQPLVFGGTPQRDTGRWGYYINFKQQVTADPTGADPKHGLFGFFNATFTDDRTSTTDRQIAGGFLYHGPFDSRPNDDIGFAIGTTHVNPRIADGEAIANAAGVGQGFTQTGELTTEVFYGLQATGWLNLKGSLEYIHNPGGTNFFKDVIVSAVRVSITF, encoded by the coding sequence TTGGTAATCCTAGCGGGGGCGACTCTCAGTCTGCCCGCCAATGCCCAGACGGCGGCCCCTTCGCAAGGTTATGACGTCATGACCTCGCCGAACCTCTTTGGCGATTGGAACGGACTGCGGACTTCCTTGCACAATCAAGGCGTCGATTTTCAATTGGGCTATGCGTCTGAAACCGTAACCAACTGGATGGGCGGCGATAAGCACCTCATAGAAAACGCTGGTCAGTTCCAACTGGGAAGCACCTTCGATCTCCAGCAGATATTCGGCATTCAGGGCGGCTCGTTCCAGGTCACCGTCGTCGAACGCAATGGCCGCAACCTTGCTGCCGATGCGAACCTTGGCACTTTGCAGCTCGTCAACGAAATCTACGGTCGCGGCGACATTTTTCGTCTCACTGATTTTTATTATGATCAGAAATTCGACAATGGCGCATTCGACTTCAAAATCGGCCGCTTGACCTATGGTGGAACTTTCGCGGCCTTTTCCTGCGATTTCATCAATCTGACCTTCTGCGGCGCACCTCCTGGCAACCTTGTCGGCTATATTTTCAACTGGCCCGTCAGCCAGTGGGCCGCGGTCGCGAAGGCCAATATCGGCGACTTCGGCTACGTCCAGGTGGGAGCCTACGATATCAATCCATCAAATCTCGATTTAAATCCGGGAATTGCTCTGGCGCCGTCCTTCCCGAATGGCTCGACCGGCGTGATGATACCCGTCGAAGCTGCTTGGCTTCCGACTTTCGGCAATCTGGCCGGCAGCTACAAATTCGGCGGCTGGTATGATACTTCCACGGCCAACGACGTGTTGCTGAATACCGCAGGCCAGCCGCTGGTTTTCGGCGGCACTCCCCAGAGAGACACGGGGCGCTGGGGCTATTACATCAACTTCAAGCAGCAGGTGACGGCGGACCCAACGGGCGCTGATCCCAAGCACGGCCTGTTTGGCTTCTTTAACGCCACCTTCACCGACGACAGAACCTCGACCACAGATCGTCAAATCGCCGGCGGCTTCCTCTACCACGGCCCCTTCGATTCGCGACCCAATGACGACATCGGCTTTGCAATAGGCACGACCCATGTCAACCCGCGGATCGCCGACGGAGAGGCAATCGCCAATGCGGCGGGCGTTGGTCAGGGCTTTACGCAAACCGGCGAGCTTACGACCGAAGTGTTTTATGGGCTTCAAGCCACTGGTTGGCTGAACCTCAAGGGCAGCTTGGAGTATATCCACAACCCTGGCGGCACAAACTTCTTCAAGGACGTTATCGTCAGCGCCGTCCGCGTCAGCATAACGTTCTAA